One part of the Vicia villosa cultivar HV-30 ecotype Madison, WI linkage group LG6, Vvil1.0, whole genome shotgun sequence genome encodes these proteins:
- the LOC131613262 gene encoding uncharacterized protein LOC131613262, giving the protein MIWLCETAETPNQQNISDQTLNAIGHSKKRRDSVLNNLPSGTRFSKAITSSFLSLIPKTSNLLSLDDYRPICLVGCMYKVVDKSLAGRLKCVLDSIISPCQNAFMPGRQLLDGVLVANEVVDYRIGFGRRWMGWMEMLVFNSSMSVLFNGSSTKEFGVFKGLRKGDPLSPFLYVLVAEGLSGLVMKSIEIGKFGSFCIKSSCWVDILQFADDTLLVGEGTWKHVKAIKGVLRAFEIVLGLGTEEKRKIHWVIWKNVTLPFDKGGIGVKNIAVFNQALLTKWIWRILQGHDSLWLRVLKSRYGDLSSLVYGKFGSKSPSFSSISSHFSLWWRDVIKIGRSSFRDPIVEGCRFVVHNGYNTHFWEANWWGGNILKDVFPDLYEASSLKGVLVAIMGGWLEGRWRWGDFGVSIAMEADRGLSEGILRLKEVLSDFGEVGEGRDVVSWNFNSDGFFGWHLVPLFWEKILCRIGLQTKNRNHSFFGCRVVKAIWKEIALWVGKEGGMEDGCLLNFMD; this is encoded by the exons ATGATATGGTTATGTGAAACAGCGGAAACTCCCAACCAACAAAATATATCCGACCAAACTTTAAACGCGATAGGACATTCTAAAAAAAG ACGGGATTCTGTTTTGAATAACTTGCCAAGCGGAACCAGATTTTCTAAGGCtattacttcttcttttttgtctttgatTCCTAAGACTAGCAATCTGTTATCCTTGGATGACTATAGACCCATTTGCTTGGTGGGTTGCATGTACAAAGTAGTGGATAAAAGTTTGGCGGGGAGGTTAAAGTGTGTTCTTGATAGTATTATTTCTCCTTGTCAAAACGCTTTTATGCCTGGTAGACAATTATTGGATGGAGTTCTAGTGGCTAATGAAGTGGTGGATTAT AGAATAGGTTTTGGTAGGAGATGGATGGGATGGATGGAGATGTTGGTTTTCAATAGTAGTATGTCGGTTCTTTTCAATGGAAGCTCCACTAAGGAATTTGGTGTGTTTAAAGGTTTGAGAAAAGGTGATCCTCTCTCACCTTTTCTTTATGTGTTGGTGGCGGAAGGTCTTTCGGGGTTGGTGATGAAGTCTATAGAAATTGGGAAATTTGGGAGTTTTTGCATAAAGAGCTCTTGTTGGGTGGACATTCTCCAATTTGCAGACGACACTTTATTAGTGGGGGAAGGGACTTGGAAGCATGTCAAGGCGATTAAGGGGGTGTTAAGGGCGTTTGAGATTGTTTTGGGGCTTG GTACGGAGGAAAAGAGGAAGATACATTGGGTGATTTGGAAGAATGTTACTCTTCCTTTTGACAAAGGGGGAATCGGAGTAAAAAACATTGCGGTTTTTAATCAAGCTCTACTTACAAAGTGGATATGGAGAATTCTTCAAGGGCACGATTCTCTTTGGTTGAGGGTGTTGAAGTCCCGGTATGGAGATTTATCTTCCTTGGTGTACGGTAAGTTTGGCTCAAAATCTCCTTCTTTTTCATCTATTTCATCTCATTTTTCTTTATGGTGGAGGGACGTTATAAAAATTGGAAGAAGTTCTTTTAGGGATCCTATCGTTGAAGGGTGTAGATTTGTTGTGCATAATGGGTATAACACTCATTTTTGGGAAGCAAATTGGTGGGGAGGAAATATTTTGAAGGATGTTTTTCCGGATTTATATGAGGCGTCTAGTTTGAAAGGGGTGTTGGTGGCGATCATGGGAGGGTGGTTAGAGGGGAGATGGAGGTGGGGGGATTTTGGGGTATCCATAGCTATGGAGGCGGATAGGGGTCTTTCGGAGGGAATATTAAGGTTGAAGGAGGTGTTGTCCGACTTTGGCGAAGTGGGGGAAGGGAGAGATGTTGTTTCATGGAATTTCAATTCCGATGGGTTTTTTGGGTGGCATCTTGTTCCGCTTTTTTGGGAAAAGATTTTATGCCGCATAGGCCTCCAAACAA AGAATAGAAACCATTCTTTTTTTGGTTGTCGGGTGGTGAAGGCTATTTGGAAAGAGATAGCTCTTTGGGTGGGTAAAGAGGGAGGTATGGAGGATGGGTGTTTGTTGAATTTTATGGATTGA
- the LOC131611284 gene encoding uncharacterized protein LOC131611284, whose amino-acid sequence MKLGSILLLVVALIPLFDLSYGQESNIKYCPKVLTGLSGDCLHAQRDCNAEFNARFKGAEARRCRCDTTVNTHTCSCCIVCGKMEHEKNKLFLGQDDYSTECL is encoded by the exons ATGAAGCTAGGAAGCATTCTCCTTCTTGTGGTTGCTTTGATTCCTCTCTTCGACCTTAGCTATg GTCAAGAATCCAATATCAAATATTGCCCTAAAGTTCTTACGGGATTGAGTGGTGACTGTCTACATGCTCAACGTGACTGCAATGCTGAATTCAATGCAAGGTTTAAAGGTGCTGAGGCCCGTCGCTGTAGATGTGACACTACTGTTAATACACACACATGCTCATGTTGTATAGTTTGTGGAAAGATGGAACATGAGAAAAATAAGCTTTTTTTAGGTCAAGATGATTATTCGACTGAATGCTTATAA
- the LOC131611283 gene encoding uncharacterized protein LOC131611283 → MKLRNIFLLVVALFALFNLNYISGQESNIKYCPKVLTGLSGDCLHAQRDCNAEFNARFKGAQARRCRCDTTVNTHTCSCCIICGEMEHKKNELFLGQDDYSTECL, encoded by the exons ATGAAGCTAAGAAACATATTCCTACTCGTGGTTGCTTTGTTTGCTCTCTTCAACCTCAACTACATATCTg GTCAAGAATCCAATATCAAATATTGCCCTAAGGTTCTAACAGGATTGAGTGGTGACTGTCTACATGCTCAACGTGACTGCAATGCTGAATTTAATGCAAGGTTTAAAGGTGCTCAAGCACGTCGTTGTAGATGTGACACTACTGTTAATACACACACATGCTCATGTTGTATAATTTGTGGAGAGATGGAACATAAGAAAAATGAGCTTTTTTTAGGTCAAGATGATTATTCGACTGAATGCTTATAA